In one window of Candidatus Scalindua sp. DNA:
- a CDS encoding FemAB family PEP-CTERM system-associated protein, with translation MNIRLASIEDREAWDEYILSHPNGSAYHLFAWKMAVEDAYKHKGYYLMAGESGKLLGVLPLIFMKPPLLSGQLVSLPYCDLGGILSSCNEARDKLIKEATSMARKLKAKRIELRSHNLTTFSQEQDLQVNTQSHKVSMLLEIPSSSNKLMVSFKSKLRSQIRKAEKNGLDFVWGDIKHFAEFYLVFCRNMRELGSPVHSKEWFRNILRHYGENARLGLVYYSNKPVGGGIILSTSKSVWVSWASTLREYNRLSPNMLLYWNFLKFSADNGYVQFDFGRSTPDEGTYKFKLQWSSMPVPLFWNYIIMNGKKLNFNATTSSNREKIEQIWQKLPLCVTNRIGPAIRKYVSL, from the coding sequence ATGAATATAAGATTAGCTAGCATTGAAGACAGGGAAGCGTGGGATGAGTATATATTGTCTCATCCGAATGGTTCAGCATACCATCTTTTTGCATGGAAAATGGCTGTTGAAGATGCTTACAAACACAAGGGATACTACCTGATGGCAGGAGAAAGCGGGAAGTTACTTGGGGTATTACCTTTAATATTTATGAAACCACCACTCTTGTCTGGTCAGTTGGTTTCTTTACCATATTGTGATTTGGGTGGCATATTGAGCAGTTGTAATGAAGCACGAGACAAACTCATAAAGGAAGCGACATCAATGGCCAGGAAACTAAAGGCAAAACGAATAGAATTACGCAGCCATAACTTAACCACATTTTCTCAGGAACAGGATTTACAAGTAAATACTCAATCTCATAAAGTCAGCATGTTACTTGAAATACCATCGTCGTCTAATAAGCTGATGGTTAGTTTCAAATCTAAACTACGCAGTCAAATTCGTAAGGCTGAGAAAAATGGATTGGATTTTGTTTGGGGTGATATTAAACATTTTGCTGAATTTTATCTGGTTTTTTGCAGAAACATGAGGGAGCTTGGTTCACCCGTTCACTCAAAAGAATGGTTTAGAAATATCTTACGACATTATGGTGAGAACGCCCGTTTAGGATTAGTTTATTATAGTAATAAACCGGTTGGTGGTGGAATTATTTTAAGCACTAGTAAGAGTGTTTGGGTCTCATGGGCATCTACTTTACGTGAGTACAACCGCCTTTCACCCAATATGCTCCTTTACTGGAATTTTTTAAAATTCTCTGCTGATAATGGGTATGTGCAATTTGATTTTGGTCGATCTACACCTGATGAAGGTACCTATAAATTTAAACTGCAATGGAGTTCAATGCCTGTTCCTCTATTTTGGAATTATATAATTATGAACGGCAAGAAACTTAACTTTAATGCAACAACTTCATCAAATAGGGAAAAAATAGAACAAATATGGCAGAAATTACCACTCTGTGTAACAAACCGTATAGGTCCTGCAATCAGAAAATATGTAAGTTTGTGA
- a CDS encoding GxxExxY protein yields MLHKNTTGKIIKAFYEVNNKLGFGFLEKVYENAMAIELGKIGCTVSKQKNIKVYYDKEEVGDYYADLIVDDLVIVELKVAETICEHHEFQLINYLKATQIEVGILLNFGKKAEFRRKIFILKPIWFSVLPETKSWLQLYSLHFFSDFIRKPL; encoded by the coding sequence ATGTTACACAAGAATACTACTGGGAAAATAATAAAAGCTTTTTATGAAGTAAATAACAAACTAGGTTTTGGGTTCTTAGAAAAAGTTTATGAAAATGCGATGGCAATCGAACTAGGTAAAATTGGTTGTACTGTTTCTAAGCAGAAAAATATTAAAGTTTATTATGACAAGGAGGAAGTTGGAGACTATTATGCTGACCTAATAGTAGATGATTTGGTTATTGTAGAATTAAAAGTGGCTGAGACTATTTGTGAACATCATGAATTTCAATTGATCAACTATTTGAAAGCAACCCAAATAGAAGTAGGCATTCTACTAAATTTTGGTAAAAAAGCCGAATTTAGGAGAAAAATATTTATACTAAAACCGATTTGGTTTTCGGTTTTACCGGAAACTAAATCTTGGTTGCAGTTATACTCGCTCCATTTTTTCTCGGATTTTATCCGAAAACCATTATGA
- a CDS encoding DUF3473 domain-containing protein, whose amino-acid sequence MTNQGSIVTNYLTIDVEDYFQVSAFSNKIRFEDWGNYESRVVENTKKLLEILSKTDEIKGTFFILGWVAEKYPEIVKEIDINGHEVACHSYRHQLIYNISPDEFRRDITKAKNILEDITGKKILGYRAPSYSITRKSLWAFEILAEAGFEYDSSVFPITHDLYGMPDAPRFEYKLVEHDLVEYPITTSRLLGLNIPVSGGGYFRLFPYWFTRMALHKINTSDNQPFIFYLHPWEIDPEQPRIHGAKFLSRFRTYHNLVKTKERFGKLLKDFKFGPISPQHKMTETVA is encoded by the coding sequence ATGACAAATCAGGGTAGCATTGTTACAAACTACTTAACTATAGATGTAGAGGATTATTTTCAGGTTTCTGCTTTTTCAAATAAAATAAGATTTGAAGATTGGGGGAATTATGAGAGTCGGGTAGTTGAGAATACTAAAAAGTTGTTAGAGATACTTTCTAAAACAGATGAAATAAAAGGGACTTTTTTTATCCTTGGATGGGTTGCAGAAAAGTACCCTGAAATAGTTAAAGAGATAGATATTAATGGTCATGAGGTAGCCTGTCATAGTTATCGGCATCAGCTTATATACAATATAAGCCCTGATGAATTTAGAAGAGACATTACAAAAGCCAAAAATATTTTGGAGGATATTACCGGGAAAAAGATCTTAGGATACAGAGCACCAAGCTATTCAATAACCAGGAAGTCTCTTTGGGCGTTTGAAATCCTGGCTGAAGCTGGTTTTGAATATGATTCTAGTGTTTTCCCGATAACACATGATCTTTATGGTATGCCTGATGCCCCAAGATTTGAATATAAATTAGTCGAACATGATTTGGTTGAATACCCAATTACAACATCCAGATTACTGGGACTAAATATTCCTGTTTCAGGTGGTGGCTATTTTCGTTTGTTTCCTTACTGGTTTACGAGAATGGCCTTACACAAGATCAATACTAGCGACAATCAACCATTTATATTTTACTTACATCCCTGGGAGATAGATCCGGAACAACCAAGAATTCATGGCGCAAAATTTTTATCAAGATTCAGAACATACCATAATTTGGTAAAAACGAAAGAACGTTTTGGTAAGTTACTTAAAGATTTCAAATTCGGGCCAATTAGCCCTCAACATAAGATGACTGAAACTGTTGCTTGA
- a CDS encoding glycosyltransferase, which produces MDISIIVPVVERYDDLRKLYSEFSSEFDKLGKTYEFIFVVNGEYHQVIEQLKKLKSENSSIKVIKLAKSFGEAVSLSIGLETAQGKYLFTLASYFQVEPESVKTIWKELNNGWDLILTRRYPRIDARINRIQSFMFHWFIWKITSTHFHDISCGLKGMKRKVFEEISLYGDLHRFIPILADKYGFKIKEIKARQRKEDTAIRLVRTGVYLRRLLDILTIFFITKFTMKPLRFFGLIGTTLFGIGSLINGYLVMYKLLGFGGISDRPLLLLGVLLMVLGVQTLSIGLIGEVIIFTHSRGLKEYTIEEYLSDECSDKGSNLA; this is translated from the coding sequence ATGGATATTTCAATCATTGTTCCGGTAGTAGAACGATACGACGATCTGCGTAAATTATATTCTGAGTTCTCCTCCGAGTTTGATAAACTTGGCAAAACCTATGAATTTATATTTGTAGTAAATGGAGAATATCATCAGGTTATCGAGCAACTAAAGAAGCTGAAGAGCGAGAATTCTTCAATAAAGGTCATAAAGCTGGCAAAAAGCTTTGGTGAAGCAGTTTCATTATCTATTGGATTAGAAACTGCTCAGGGTAAGTATCTTTTTACTCTGGCATCTTATTTTCAGGTAGAGCCCGAAAGCGTAAAGACAATTTGGAAAGAATTGAATAATGGTTGGGATCTGATATTAACAAGGCGTTACCCAAGAATTGATGCAAGAATTAATAGAATTCAATCTTTCATGTTTCACTGGTTCATATGGAAAATAACTTCAACTCATTTTCATGATATCAGCTGCGGACTTAAGGGGATGAAGAGAAAGGTTTTTGAAGAAATCAGCTTATACGGAGACTTGCATCGGTTTATTCCAATACTGGCGGATAAATATGGTTTTAAGATAAAGGAGATAAAAGCAAGGCAGAGAAAGGAAGATACCGCTATAAGATTAGTGAGGACAGGTGTGTATTTGCGCCGTTTGCTTGATATACTTACTATATTTTTTATTACAAAGTTTACCATGAAACCTCTTCGCTTCTTTGGATTAATTGGAACAACATTGTTTGGAATAGGGAGCCTAATAAACGGTTATCTTGTAATGTATAAATTGCTAGGTTTTGGAGGTATATCAGACAGACCACTTTTGCTGCTTGGAGTTTTATTAATGGTTTTAGGTGTACAGACTTTATCGATTGGCCTCATAGGGGAGGTAATAATATTTACTCATTCCAGAGGACTGAAAGAATACACTATTGAAGAATATCTTTCAGATGAGTGCAGCGACAAAGGATCTAACTTGGCCTAG
- a CDS encoding GxxExxY protein, with the protein MKSEIIYADESYSIIGACYNVYKEMGCGFLELVYQECLEIEFSLQNIPFQAQKELQLKYRDKILRQVYKPDFFCYNKIIVEIKALSKIANEHRSQILNYLNSTKFRLGILVNFGHHPKLEYERFIL; encoded by the coding sequence ATGAAATCTGAAATTATCTATGCAGATGAAAGTTATTCGATTATTGGTGCATGTTATAACGTATATAAAGAAATGGGATGTGGCTTTCTAGAGTTGGTGTATCAGGAGTGTTTAGAAATTGAATTTAGTTTACAGAATATTCCATTTCAAGCTCAAAAAGAATTGCAACTTAAATATCGAGATAAAATATTGAGACAAGTATATAAACCTGATTTTTTTTGTTATAACAAAATCATTGTAGAAATCAAAGCATTATCAAAAATTGCGAATGAGCATAGATCACAAATTTTGAACTATTTAAATTCTACTAAATTCAGATTGGGTATTCTTGTGAATTTTGGACATCATCCAAAACTTGAATACGAACGTTTTATCTTATGA
- a CDS encoding glycosyltransferase family 2 protein, which yields MSDIDVSIVIPLYNEEESIRSLYDSVTQVMKGLHTNYEIIIVDDGSSDATFLRAKAIRQSDFRLKVIKFRKNYGQTPAMQAGFEHAKGKIVISMDGDLQNDPEDIPRFLEKIEEGYDIVCGWRKNRKDKLVSRKVPSKIANWLIGKITGVKIHDNGCSLKAYRSATIKETKLYSEMHRFIPAMTSIMGARYTEIVVNHHARKFGTSKYGLSRIWKVFLDIFTIKMLLGFSGAHGLWFGILALPFLAMGVVLMFFSISLYLNIAVLDSFSLIIPSITILLFFLFAHMLMLGFLSEMIQKTGDTKKKYGRGITSIEIL from the coding sequence ATGTCTGATATTGATGTTTCAATCGTAATTCCCCTTTACAATGAAGAGGAAAGTATTCGTTCTTTGTATGATTCTGTCACACAAGTGATGAAGGGATTACACACGAATTACGAAATTATCATTGTAGATGATGGAAGCAGTGATGCCACCTTCTTACGGGCAAAAGCTATTCGCCAAAGTGATTTTCGTCTCAAGGTAATAAAATTCCGGAAAAATTACGGACAGACTCCTGCCATGCAGGCGGGTTTCGAACACGCAAAGGGCAAGATCGTTATTAGTATGGATGGAGATCTGCAGAACGACCCTGAAGATATTCCCCGATTCCTTGAAAAGATTGAAGAAGGTTACGATATAGTATGTGGATGGAGAAAGAACCGGAAAGACAAATTAGTCTCCCGCAAAGTTCCTTCAAAAATTGCCAATTGGTTGATAGGAAAAATTACCGGAGTAAAGATTCATGATAACGGATGCTCTTTGAAGGCGTACAGAAGTGCTACGATAAAAGAGACAAAACTATATTCCGAAATGCATCGCTTCATCCCGGCAATGACATCCATTATGGGTGCAAGGTATACAGAAATTGTCGTTAACCATCATGCCAGAAAATTTGGAACGAGCAAATACGGATTATCAAGGATATGGAAGGTCTTTCTTGATATATTTACGATAAAGATGTTACTGGGATTCTCTGGCGCTCATGGTCTTTGGTTTGGAATACTGGCCCTCCCTTTTCTGGCTATGGGAGTAGTCCTTATGTTTTTTTCAATAAGTTTGTATCTGAATATAGCTGTTTTAGATTCTTTCTCACTAATTATTCCTTCAATTACAATTTTACTCTTTTTCTTATTTGCGCATATGTTGATGCTTGGATTTCTGAGTGAAATGATACAAAAAACGGGTGACACTAAGAAGAAATACGGAAGAGGAATAACATCAATTGAAATATTATAA
- a CDS encoding GxxExxY protein → MTENEIGKVVVDESIVLHKELGPGLLETVYEVILVRELGRRKLKVQRQVTIPIEYNGIKFEEAFKADIIVENKVILELKSVEAVTKVHKKQLLTYLRLTGMKLGFLLNFGEALMKDGITRIVNRLEE, encoded by the coding sequence ATGACAGAAAATGAAATAGGCAAGGTTGTGGTTGATGAGTCTATTGTTTTACATAAAGAACTAGGTCCAGGGTTGCTTGAAACAGTCTATGAAGTTATTCTTGTGCGTGAACTTGGTAGACGTAAACTGAAAGTTCAAAGGCAGGTAACAATACCAATTGAATATAACGGTATAAAGTTTGAGGAAGCGTTTAAAGCTGATATTATTGTTGAAAACAAAGTGATTTTAGAGTTGAAATCCGTTGAAGCTGTTACAAAAGTCCACAAAAAACAATTGCTTACCTATCTGAGGCTGACTGGGATGAAGTTGGGGTTTTTGCTCAACTTTGGTGAGGCATTGATGAAGGATGGTATCACACGCATAGTAAATAGATTGGAAGAATAA
- a CDS encoding MBL fold metallo-hydrolase, producing the protein MTMSLQFHGATEGVTGSCHQISYEVESMLIDCGIFQGKEARDHRELKIDFGISNVKGLVLTHAHIDHIGRLPYLLAAGYTGPIYTSVPTAFLVPEQIIDALKIGFTRNHRLIQNVINILRKRIVPCRYKQWITVSDTFRIKFHPAGHILGSAFIEVDVTSGKGHRRTNGMKGGRVVFSGDLGAPYAPILSSPRSPYRADILVLESTYGNRIHKGRKDRRNVLLETLNRSLSDNGIVIIPAFAVGRTQELLYELNGIVESGKLPMLPVIVDSPLANKFVNLYSGLKSYWDKESKKRLKRGDDPFLFPGITSIINHKDHMKVIRRLKKEGGPAIVIAGSGMCTGGRVMNYLKKFLPDRKSDIIFIGYQSSGTLGREILNYSSHDKKGQGYVMIDGKRISVKAAVHEISGYSAHAGQNDLIRWVKRFRQKPGKTFLVHGDFQAKKVLKTELNSTGLDVVIAKSKKKYIQMV; encoded by the coding sequence ATGACAATGAGCTTACAATTTCATGGTGCCACGGAAGGCGTTACCGGATCGTGTCATCAAATTTCATATGAGGTTGAAAGCATGCTGATTGACTGCGGTATCTTTCAGGGAAAGGAAGCAAGAGATCACCGTGAATTAAAAATAGACTTTGGCATCTCAAACGTTAAGGGATTAGTCCTTACACACGCCCATATTGACCACATAGGCCGTCTCCCATACCTGCTTGCTGCTGGCTATACGGGCCCAATCTATACTTCAGTACCAACTGCATTCCTGGTTCCGGAACAGATAATTGATGCTCTCAAGATAGGTTTCACCAGAAACCATAGACTTATCCAAAATGTGATTAATATACTAAGAAAACGTATAGTACCATGTAGATATAAACAGTGGATAACCGTGTCTGATACATTCCGTATTAAATTTCATCCCGCTGGGCATATTCTTGGCAGTGCTTTTATTGAGGTTGATGTCACATCAGGCAAAGGACATCGCCGGACAAACGGTATGAAAGGGGGTAGAGTTGTTTTTTCTGGAGACCTTGGAGCCCCATATGCTCCAATCTTGAGTTCTCCCCGTTCGCCTTATCGCGCAGACATTCTTGTGCTTGAGTCAACTTATGGAAACAGGATTCATAAGGGACGGAAGGATCGACGTAATGTCTTGCTGGAAACACTAAATAGGTCTCTTTCAGACAATGGAATAGTTATCATTCCAGCCTTTGCCGTTGGAAGGACACAGGAGCTGCTTTATGAACTTAACGGAATTGTCGAATCCGGCAAACTTCCGATGCTTCCTGTTATAGTTGATTCACCCCTGGCAAATAAGTTTGTAAACTTGTATTCTGGCCTTAAATCTTATTGGGATAAGGAGTCAAAGAAGCGGCTTAAAAGGGGAGATGATCCCTTTCTCTTTCCGGGAATTACGAGTATTATAAACCATAAAGATCATATGAAGGTCATAAGACGGTTAAAAAAAGAAGGTGGTCCGGCAATTGTCATAGCAGGCAGCGGCATGTGTACGGGAGGAAGGGTTATGAATTATCTTAAAAAATTTTTGCCGGACCGGAAAAGCGATATTATATTTATTGGATACCAGTCTTCCGGGACATTGGGCAGAGAAATACTCAATTATAGCAGTCATGACAAAAAAGGCCAGGGTTATGTAATGATTGATGGTAAGCGGATAAGCGTAAAGGCTGCTGTTCATGAAATATCCGGGTATTCGGCTCATGCAGGGCAGAATGACCTGATACGCTGGGTAAAAAGATTCAGGCAAAAACCCGGAAAAACCTTCCTTGTTCATGGAGATTTCCAGGCTAAAAAAGTATTAAAGACAGAGTTAAATTCAACCGGGTTGGATGTAGTGATTGCAAAGAGTAAGAAGAAATATATTCAAATGGTCTAA
- a CDS encoding Uma2 family endonuclease produces the protein MTKVIEKKKKYTYEDYVMMSDDKRYELIEGELLMTPSPTTGHQRILRKLEFLLEKFVNEKNLGEIFFTPCDVYLDEGNVVQPDIMFISKERLNIIGEKNIQGAPCITIEIISKSSAYRDMVQKKKLYAQFGVKEYWIVIPEDESIEIYLLDNTAYKLFKIYRDNDIIETPGLKGFNKRLKNIF, from the coding sequence ATGACAAAAGTTATTGAAAAGAAGAAAAAATATACGTATGAAGATTATGTTATGATGTCTGATGATAAGAGGTATGAACTTATAGAGGGGGAACTACTTATGACTCCATCTCCAACTACAGGACATCAAAGGATTCTAAGAAAGCTGGAGTTTTTGTTAGAGAAGTTTGTAAACGAAAAGAACCTTGGGGAGATATTTTTTACGCCGTGCGATGTATACCTTGATGAGGGAAATGTGGTTCAACCTGATATTATGTTTATTTCAAAGGAGAGGCTGAATATCATAGGAGAAAAGAATATCCAGGGAGCCCCTTGTATAACAATAGAGATAATCTCCAAGAGCAGTGCCTATAGAGACATGGTTCAAAAGAAGAAACTTTATGCACAATTTGGTGTAAAGGAATACTGGATCGTAATTCCGGAGGATGAGTCTATAGAGATATATCTATTGGACAATACTGCTTATAAACTTTTTAAGATATACAGAGATAATGATATCATTGAAACACCGGGCCTTAAAGGCTTTAACAAGAGATTAAAGAATATATTCTAA
- a CDS encoding ISKra4 family transposase: MVKRKIESSDNWRALFYGFLDTRLDKIEEEYSMEDLGEISKAVFEERAEILGQLILGFIERKFGHLLNQQSCDCPECGKGMQRQGKQSKTIQTLAGQFELTRPYFYCRACRLGYYPLDEALGLSESSKQYDVQDVEAWLSSETAYETASETYERITGVKLSEHHMHETTNAIGQEVGILDVCPPREEIDKQIENLSVDKFRRPIMMLALDGAHGPMRPEPSPHPRKGKRGKGEYKEIKGFRLYLIDGQTIIHLISWHQVCADHELAEYLVKIKEAGLIPHEKIRLGIIGDGAPWIWNRCKEIFPSAKEILDYYHCSEYVHGVANAHYGKETRESLQWCEATLTRIYYGYHEEVLGGLGKMKARTQDIQDKIDKFYTYLTNHCEKMDYSSAKRGGYHIGSGAIESANKFISHTRLKRSGAWWYIQNANNILKIRCAKYNGTYDKVIEKYKRDDQERIKNKKFKRSLRIVK, translated from the coding sequence GTGGTGAAAAGAAAGATAGAGTCATCCGATAACTGGAGAGCTTTATTTTATGGTTTTTTAGACACCCGATTGGATAAGATTGAGGAAGAGTACTCAATGGAAGATTTAGGAGAAATCTCAAAAGCTGTTTTCGAAGAGAGAGCGGAGATATTAGGACAACTGATTCTTGGGTTCATAGAGAGGAAATTTGGACATTTATTGAATCAGCAAAGCTGCGATTGCCCCGAATGCGGCAAGGGTATGCAAAGACAAGGAAAACAATCCAAGACTATCCAAACCCTTGCCGGACAATTTGAATTAACCAGGCCTTATTTTTATTGCAGAGCGTGTCGTTTAGGATACTATCCTTTAGACGAAGCCCTTGGATTGTCTGAATCATCGAAGCAATATGATGTGCAAGATGTGGAAGCCTGGTTGTCAAGCGAAACGGCCTATGAGACGGCCAGCGAAACCTACGAGAGAATAACCGGAGTAAAGCTGAGTGAACATCATATGCATGAGACCACGAATGCCATTGGTCAAGAAGTGGGAATTTTGGATGTCTGCCCGCCCAGGGAAGAGATTGATAAGCAGATAGAAAACCTCTCAGTGGATAAGTTTCGTCGTCCCATTATGATGCTTGCCCTGGATGGAGCCCACGGGCCGATGCGTCCCGAGCCAAGTCCTCACCCCCGTAAAGGGAAAAGAGGCAAGGGAGAATACAAAGAGATTAAAGGTTTTAGACTGTATCTCATCGATGGTCAAACTATTATTCATTTAATTAGCTGGCACCAGGTTTGTGCAGATCACGAATTAGCAGAATACTTGGTTAAGATCAAAGAAGCCGGGCTTATTCCCCACGAGAAGATACGCCTGGGAATTATAGGAGACGGTGCTCCCTGGATCTGGAACCGATGTAAAGAAATATTTCCCTCGGCAAAAGAGATTCTCGACTATTACCATTGCTCGGAGTATGTCCATGGTGTAGCCAATGCCCATTACGGAAAAGAGACAAGAGAGTCTCTACAGTGGTGTGAGGCGACTCTGACAAGAATATATTATGGTTACCATGAAGAGGTGCTTGGCGGTCTTGGAAAGATGAAAGCCCGAACTCAAGATATTCAAGATAAAATTGACAAGTTTTATACCTATCTCACAAATCATTGTGAAAAGATGGATTACAGTTCCGCCAAGCGTGGAGGATATCACATTGGCAGCGGTGCTATTGAAAGCGCCAATAAATTCATTAGCCATACAAGGCTTAAACGATCAGGAGCTTGGTGGTATATCCAAAACGCTAATAACATACTCAAGATCAGATGCGCGAAATATAACGGTACTTACGATAAAGTTATCGAAAAATACAAAAGGGACGACCAGGAAAGAATTAAAAATAAAAAATTTAAGAGAAGTCTTCGAATTGTTAAATAA
- a CDS encoding DNA adenine methylase, whose translation MNYPGGKGGVFQKLINLMPPHDVYIETHLGGGAVIRNKRPARSNFGIEIDSEVVEMWTNMHPIGFELVHDDAINYLNNYHFTGKELVYCDPPYLRETRKKYGRLYKYDYSRAQHIELLEVLKTLPCMVMISGYESTLYKESLRSWQTHSFQAVCHHGVATEWLWMNYSVPVGLHDYRYLGNNFRERERIKRKTKRWTAKLKSMPVLERQALLFAIDVFRER comes from the coding sequence ATGAATTATCCAGGCGGCAAAGGAGGTGTATTCCAAAAGTTAATCAATCTTATGCCACCCCATGATGTCTACATAGAGACTCATTTGGGTGGTGGCGCTGTTATACGGAACAAACGACCTGCCAGGAGTAATTTTGGGATAGAAATTGACTCGGAAGTTGTTGAGATGTGGACAAATATGCATCCAATAGGTTTTGAACTGGTCCATGATGACGCAATTAATTATCTGAATAATTATCATTTCACAGGAAAAGAACTGGTATATTGTGACCCACCATATCTTCGCGAGACAAGGAAAAAGTATGGACGGCTATATAAATATGACTATAGCCGTGCGCAGCACATCGAACTTTTGGAAGTTTTGAAAACTCTTCCCTGCATGGTGATGATATCCGGTTACGAGTCAACCTTATACAAAGAATCATTGCGTAGCTGGCAGACACATTCTTTTCAGGCCGTCTGTCATCATGGCGTAGCAACGGAGTGGTTATGGATGAACTATAGTGTTCCGGTAGGACTGCACGACTATCGTTATCTTGGCAATAACTTTCGTGAGCGGGAACGGATAAAGAGGAAGACCAAAAGGTGGACAGCGAAACTTAAATCCATGCCTGTATTAGAACGTCAGGCGTTACTATTCGCCATAGATGTATTCAGGGAGCGATAG